A stretch of DNA from Desulfosarcina ovata subsp. ovata:
GGTGGGCACGGTGCGTGGCGTGCGGTTCGTCAACGACTCCAAGGCCACCAACGTGGACGCGGTCAAACGGGCCCTGGAGTGTTTTGATGTGCCGGTGGTGCTGATTATGGGCGGACAGAACAAGAAAGGGGATTTCAGCCGGCTCAAAGCCCTGGTGCGCCGGCGGGTAAAGACCCTGGTGGTCCTGGGCCAGGCCCGGGACGAGATCGTCACCGCCCTGGCCGGTGATCCCCGGGCGGGCATCATCGAAGTGGCCACCATGGATGAGGCCGTGACCCAGGCGTTTGCCGCCGCCGAGGACGGGGAAGCGGTGCTGCTTTCGCCGGCCTGCGCGAGTTTTGATATGTTTGACAGCTATGCCCATCGGGGCGACTGTTTTCGAAAAGCCGTGGAAAGGTTGCTATGAGCGCTGCCGCCGTACGGAAAAACCAGGTTCAACCGCTGGTCTATGACCTGGGGCTGCTGTTTCCCGTGTTGCTGCTGGTCGGCCTCGGCATTGTCATGGTTTACAGTGCCAGCTCGGCCCTGGCCTTTAAAGACTTTGGCAGCGGATATTTTTTTCTCAAGAAACAGGCGCTCTTCTCACTGATCGGGATCGTTGTGCTGGTGCTGTTCAGCTACGTTCCGTTCCGGATTTACCGGATGCTGACCTATCCCGCGTTGATCATCACGGCGCTGATGCTGGTGGCGGTGGCGTTTTCTTCCATGGGGGTCACCGCCGGCGGGTCGTCCCGCTGGCTGCAACTGGGGCCACTGCGGTTTCAACCCTCGGAGCTGGCCCGGCTGGCCCTGGTCATCTATCTGGCCTACTCCATGAGCAAGAAAGATGACCTGCTGCGTGATTTTTACGTGGGGTTTCTGCCCCATGTGATGGTGCTGGGGCTGTTTGTTCTGCTGCTGGTGGTGCAGCCCGATTTCGGCTCCATGGTGATTTTTGCGCTGCTGACCTGGATTATGCTTTTCGTCGGGGGCTGCCGCATTTCCCATCTGCTGATGGTGGTGCCGGTCCTCGCGCCCATGGCCTGGATTTTCATGACCAGTGCCGACTACCGGGTCCAGCGGCTGCTCAGTTTCCTGGACCCCTGGAAATACCGCACCGAAGGGGGCTACCAGATCGTGCATTCGTTCATGGCCTTCGGAACCGGCGGGATCACCGGGGTGGGGTTGGGCAAGGGGTACCAGAAGCTCTTCTACCTGCCCGAACCGCATACCGACTTCATCTTCTCCGTGATCGGAGAGGAGTTGGGGCTGATCGGCGTATTGGTCGTGATTCTGCTCTACGGCATCATGCTCATGCGCGGCATTCACATTGCTCGGCACGCCCAGGATCGATTCGGTGCCTTTCTGGCCATGGGCATTACGGTGACCCTGGGCCTGCAGGTGTGCATCAACA
This window harbors:
- the ftsW gene encoding putative lipid II flippase FtsW, whose amino-acid sequence is MSAAAVRKNQVQPLVYDLGLLFPVLLLVGLGIVMVYSASSALAFKDFGSGYFFLKKQALFSLIGIVVLVLFSYVPFRIYRMLTYPALIITALMLVAVAFSSMGVTAGGSSRWLQLGPLRFQPSELARLALVIYLAYSMSKKDDLLRDFYVGFLPHVMVLGLFVLLLVVQPDFGSMVIFALLTWIMLFVGGCRISHLLMVVPVLAPMAWIFMTSADYRVQRLLSFLDPWKYRTEGGYQIVHSFMAFGTGGITGVGLGKGYQKLFYLPEPHTDFIFSVIGEELGLIGVLVVILLYGIMLMRGIHIARHAQDRFGAFLAMGITVTLGLQVCINMGVALGLLPTKGLTLPFLSYGGTSLLINMAAVGIMMNIGARDART